One segment of Bacillota bacterium DNA contains the following:
- a CDS encoding AtpZ/AtpI family protein, with product MRLIARYFALITEIGLTIVVTTLMGYYLGGWIDRRLDTGIVFMIIGVVFGLVSGFYSVYQLVAREMDRPER from the coding sequence ATGCGACTGATAGCGCGATACTTTGCTTTGATCACGGAGATCGGTCTGACCATTGTGGTTACAACCTTAATGGGTTATTACTTAGGAGGTTGGATCGATCGGCGCCTGGATACGGGCATCGTGTTTATGATTATTGGCGTAGTCTTTGGGTTAGTGTCAGGTTTCTACAGTGTCTATCAGCTAGTGGCTCGAGAGATGGATCGACCAGAAAGGTGA
- a CDS encoding F0F1 ATP synthase subunit A has product MKLPSEGRGKVLPTELFEAPRVVFHLFGIPITETVRNGWLVMGGILVIAFIVTRRLNDVPSKLQAAVELLVEGLHGLVASNMSGVGKGFVKYFGALMLYLYLANISGLFGIRPPTGDINVTVSLALFTFVINHYMGLKANGLGYIKGFFEPLPLTPLNILGELARPVSLSLRLFGNILGGTLLGAMVFSLVPIVLPAALSLYFDLVSGLIQAFIFTMLSMTFIALAME; this is encoded by the coding sequence ATGAAGTTACCGAGTGAAGGGAGGGGGAAAGTCTTGCCAACGGAGTTATTTGAAGCTCCAAGGGTGGTTTTCCATCTTTTCGGGATACCAATCACCGAGACCGTCCGTAACGGCTGGTTGGTCATGGGTGGGATTTTGGTGATTGCGTTCATCGTGACACGACGATTGAACGACGTGCCGTCGAAGTTGCAAGCCGCGGTGGAGTTACTGGTGGAGGGTCTTCATGGCCTTGTGGCTTCAAACATGAGTGGCGTAGGTAAGGGGTTCGTCAAGTATTTCGGGGCATTAATGTTGTATTTGTACTTGGCGAATATTTCCGGTTTATTTGGAATTCGACCACCTACCGGCGATATCAATGTGACGGTTAGTTTGGCGCTCTTTACCTTTGTTATCAACCATTACATGGGCCTAAAGGCCAATGGTCTGGGTTACATAAAGGGCTTCTTTGAGCCGCTCCCTCTAACACCGTTGAATATTCTTGGTGAATTGGCTCGGCCCGTATCATTGTCGCTGCGTTTGTTTGGGAACATTCTCGGCGGCACTTTACTCGGTGCGATGGTATTTAGTCTCGTCCCGATTGTCTTGCCAGCGGCGTTGAGCCTATACTTCGACTTGGTGTCGGGTTTGATTCAAGCCTTCATCTTTACGATGTTGTCGATGACCTTCATCGCGTTAGCCATGGAGTAA
- the atpE gene encoding ATP synthase F0 subunit C: MDLGHAIVAGAALLGAGIAMGIGAIGPGIGEGMPAASAVEGVARQPEARGQIIPVMLLGQAVAETTGIYSLVISLILIGIARGLL; this comes from the coding sequence ATGGATTTAGGTCATGCTATTGTTGCAGGAGCAGCACTATTGGGCGCAGGTATTGCTATGGGTATAGGAGCTATCGGTCCTGGTATCGGTGAGGGAATGCCAGCAGCTTCCGCCGTTGAAGGAGTTGCCCGTCAACCTGAGGCAAGAGGTCAAATCATTCCCGTCATGTTGTTGGGTCAGGCAGTAGCCGAGACCACCGGTATCTACTCTTTGGTCATTTCCTTGATCTTGATCGGAATTGCTCGCGGACTTCTCTAG
- a CDS encoding ATP synthase F0 subunit B produces MIDIVWQSIVIHGLSYLIFAFLLGKILFDPVMSLIEKRSERVNKLVTAAERAEEEAKSLQDSLERRLYSARIDAGTIMEELRLAAEAQGEEQIAQMREKVQQFREENAAELSQEIDKAMAEVESYAKELGRMLAEKALDRKLVA; encoded by the coding sequence TTGATTGATATAGTATGGCAAAGTATCGTCATCCATGGTCTGAGTTACCTCATCTTTGCCTTCTTACTGGGTAAGATCCTCTTTGATCCAGTGATGTCACTGATTGAGAAGCGCTCGGAACGGGTCAACAAACTAGTGACTGCAGCTGAGAGGGCGGAGGAAGAGGCAAAGTCGTTGCAGGATTCTCTGGAAAGGCGCCTCTACAGCGCCCGGATCGATGCCGGCACGATCATGGAGGAATTGCGGCTAGCTGCTGAAGCCCAGGGAGAAGAGCAGATTGCTCAGATGAGAGAGAAGGTTCAGCAGTTCCGCGAGGAGAATGCTGCAGAACTCAGCCAGGAAATAGACAAAGCCATGGCAGAAGTGGAGTCCTACGCCAAAGAACTGGGTAGGATGCTCGCTGAGAAGGCTCTTGACAGAAAATTGGTTGCCTAG
- a CDS encoding ribulokinase: MGVDTVATKYSIGVDFGTLSGRAVLVDVTNGDEIAQSVYNYSHGVMDERLPDGTELPPDFALQDPADYIRTLKKTIPDVISQAGISPDDVIGIGIDFTACTILPIDAQGVPLCYRSELAGNPHAWVKLWKHHAAQDEANRLNAIAQERGESFLERYGGKISSEWFFPKVWQVLNEAPEVYEQTDRFIEAGDWVVLQLTGNERRNACTAGYKAIWSKSEGYPSKEFFRALDPRLENIVEEKMSTDIYPQGTRAGTLTPEMARELGLSPHVAVAVANVDAHVSVPAATITEPGKMLAIMGTSICHCLISDKQVPVEGICGVVEDGILPGYYGYEAGQAAVGDIFGWFVDNAVPEEYSKEAEARGLTLHQLLEEKAARLRVGESGLLALDWWNGNRSTLVDADLSGLILGMNLNTTPEEVYRALIEATAFGTRVIVEAFRDAGIPIDEFYACGGLPEKNALLMQIYADVINMEIKVSASSQTPALGAAMFGAVAAGVEAGGYATITDAAQAMARVKATSYSPIPENAAIYDKIYQEYKRLYDYFGRGENDVMKRLRQIRAEAK, translated from the coding sequence ATGGGAGTTGATACTGTGGCCACCAAGTATTCAATTGGAGTGGACTTTGGTACATTATCCGGTCGAGCTGTATTAGTGGATGTCACCAATGGCGACGAAATTGCCCAGAGTGTATACAATTACAGTCATGGGGTAATGGACGAGCGGTTGCCCGATGGTACGGAACTTCCTCCAGACTTCGCACTTCAGGACCCGGCGGATTATATCAGGACGCTGAAAAAGACGATTCCCGACGTCATCTCCCAGGCGGGTATCTCACCCGATGATGTGATCGGCATTGGGATCGATTTTACCGCCTGTACGATTCTCCCCATCGATGCCCAGGGAGTACCCCTGTGTTATCGCTCGGAACTGGCCGGTAATCCCCATGCCTGGGTGAAATTGTGGAAGCACCACGCAGCGCAGGACGAAGCCAACCGCCTCAATGCCATTGCCCAGGAGCGGGGAGAGAGCTTCCTAGAGCGTTACGGAGGGAAGATCTCCTCGGAATGGTTCTTCCCGAAGGTGTGGCAGGTTCTCAATGAAGCGCCAGAGGTGTATGAGCAGACGGATCGGTTCATCGAGGCTGGGGACTGGGTGGTCCTGCAGCTCACTGGAAATGAGCGGCGTAATGCCTGTACGGCAGGGTATAAGGCTATTTGGAGTAAGAGTGAGGGGTATCCCAGCAAGGAGTTCTTCCGAGCACTGGATCCCAGGTTGGAGAATATCGTCGAAGAGAAAATGAGCACCGACATCTACCCCCAGGGCACCCGGGCTGGGACCTTAACGCCAGAGATGGCCAGGGAGTTAGGGTTGTCTCCCCATGTGGCAGTAGCCGTTGCCAATGTCGATGCCCATGTCTCTGTCCCGGCTGCGACAATAACGGAGCCAGGAAAGATGTTGGCGATTATGGGCACCTCTATCTGTCACTGCCTGATCAGTGACAAACAGGTACCTGTGGAAGGGATTTGCGGCGTGGTAGAAGATGGGATCCTACCGGGGTACTATGGATATGAGGCAGGGCAGGCTGCTGTCGGCGATATTTTCGGGTGGTTCGTTGACAATGCCGTGCCGGAAGAATATAGTAAAGAGGCAGAAGCTCGGGGATTGACCCTTCACCAGCTGCTGGAGGAAAAGGCAGCTAGACTCCGGGTAGGGGAAAGCGGTCTGTTGGCTTTGGACTGGTGGAATGGAAATCGTTCGACGCTGGTCGATGCTGATTTAAGCGGACTGATCCTTGGAATGAATCTGAATACCACGCCGGAGGAAGTTTATCGGGCTTTGATTGAAGCTACAGCCTTTGGCACCCGGGTAATCGTCGAAGCCTTCCGGGATGCTGGGATTCCCATCGATGAGTTTTATGCCTGTGGCGGTCTTCCGGAAAAAAACGCTTTACTAATGCAGATTTATGCCGATGTTATTAATATGGAGATCAAGGTGTCAGCTTCCTCCCAAACTCCGGCCCTGGGAGCAGCTATGTTTGGTGCCGTAGCCGCTGGAGTGGAAGCAGGTGGGTACGCCACCATTACTGATGCTGCTCAGGCGATGGCCCGAGTCAAGGCCACCAGCTATTCGCCCATTCCGGAAAACGCAGCGATATACGACAAGATTTATCAAGAGTACAAGCGGCTGTACGATTACTTTGGTCGCGGCGAAAACGATGTGATGAAGAGGCTGAGGCAGATCAGAGCAGAGGCCAAGTAG
- a CDS encoding sn-glycerol-1-phosphate dehydrogenase produces the protein MSMQDLIRRINAVKCSCGREHRQDIEVVSVGNTALADLAEYLEHQDWKSLAVIADANTAEVGKGAICHYLPKTLDIQWIQLETPSDKPLVPDEGAVGRILMEIPPDCQVMVALGAGTINDLVRFVSARIGLPFISVPTAPSMDGYASSVAPLHLGNFKKTFSAHAPRAIFADSGILATAPAHMVAAGFGDIVGKVTARFDWQMSHTITGEYYCTYPQELMDEAVRACLSGAKEVGEGSPKLLEALTEALILSGIAIMLTGNSRPASGPEHLLAHYWEVQAGLQGKEDALHGAKVGVATPICLAFIKKLFALSEAELRPIYTINPGLREQKVREEYQGVSEQVISEAQAKWFAPESLRQLQQNAVKHWSQLQRLAEQLPQPQKMIKQLRVVKGPAFVDEIGISREELYRALLFSREMRSRFTVFDLAGCMGVLEEIAEQVAEEYAG, from the coding sequence TTGAGCATGCAGGATCTAATTCGACGGATCAATGCTGTGAAATGTTCCTGTGGGCGAGAACATCGCCAGGATATCGAGGTAGTATCGGTGGGAAACACCGCGCTAGCAGATCTGGCGGAATACTTAGAGCACCAAGACTGGAAATCCCTGGCGGTGATCGCCGATGCCAATACTGCTGAGGTGGGCAAAGGGGCAATTTGTCATTACTTACCGAAGACCCTTGACATCCAGTGGATTCAACTGGAAACGCCCAGTGACAAGCCCTTGGTACCCGACGAAGGGGCTGTCGGGAGAATACTGATGGAAATTCCTCCTGACTGTCAGGTTATGGTTGCCTTGGGAGCCGGGACGATTAATGACCTGGTTCGATTTGTCTCCGCTCGGATCGGCTTACCCTTTATCAGTGTCCCTACCGCTCCTTCCATGGATGGATATGCCTCCAGTGTGGCTCCTTTACACCTGGGGAATTTCAAGAAGACCTTTTCCGCCCATGCTCCCAGAGCCATCTTTGCCGACAGTGGTATCCTAGCGACTGCTCCGGCTCACATGGTGGCAGCGGGTTTTGGCGATATTGTCGGGAAGGTGACTGCTCGCTTTGACTGGCAGATGTCCCATACAATCACCGGTGAGTATTACTGCACCTATCCTCAGGAGCTGATGGACGAGGCTGTTAGGGCTTGTCTATCCGGTGCCAAGGAAGTGGGTGAAGGTAGTCCCAAGCTGCTTGAGGCCCTAACCGAGGCCTTAATTCTATCCGGTATCGCTATCATGTTGACCGGTAACTCTCGACCGGCCTCGGGGCCGGAGCACCTCCTTGCGCACTATTGGGAAGTACAAGCGGGTCTGCAGGGAAAGGAAGACGCCTTGCATGGGGCCAAAGTAGGAGTTGCAACTCCCATTTGTCTTGCCTTTATCAAGAAGTTGTTTGCTTTGTCGGAGGCTGAGCTGCGCCCCATATATACCATTAATCCTGGGCTGAGAGAGCAGAAAGTGCGGGAGGAATACCAAGGAGTCAGTGAACAGGTTATTTCCGAGGCCCAAGCAAAGTGGTTTGCACCGGAGTCACTGCGGCAGTTACAGCAGAATGCGGTGAAACACTGGTCTCAGCTACAGCGGCTGGCTGAGCAGCTACCCCAACCTCAGAAGATGATCAAGCAGCTGCGGGTGGTAAAGGGCCCAGCCTTTGTTGACGAAATTGGGATAAGTCGCGAGGAGCTATATCGGGCACTGCTCTTTTCCCGGGAGATGAGGTCCCGGTTCACTGTCTTCGATCTTGCTGGGTGCATGGGCGTGCTGGAGGAAATAGCCGAGCAAGTAGCGGAAGAATATGCCGGATGA
- a CDS encoding DUF72 domain-containing protein, with protein MIIVGTAGYSYRDWVGPVYPEGTQDKDMLTHYAQEFSFTEINSSFYRMPNRFMLDNMQKKTPDDFRFAVKVFRGFTHEREGIVELGPVFQEALEPLRETGKLACVLAQFPNSFRNERENRRHLVTLRQVLGDLPVVVEFRHRSWAETEAVFPFLDDLGFGLVCVDAPKLASLFPDILRVTGNIAYVRFHGRNAAKWWKHQEAYERYDYLYSPEELEEWVPKLRSLASQADSVYAVMNNHYQGKAYLNAQQLRALLQG; from the coding sequence ATGATTATCGTAGGAACCGCAGGATACTCCTATCGGGATTGGGTGGGGCCTGTCTATCCAGAAGGCACCCAGGATAAGGACATGTTGACCCATTATGCCCAGGAGTTCTCCTTTACCGAGATAAACTCTAGCTTCTACCGGATGCCCAACAGGTTCATGCTTGATAACATGCAGAAGAAGACACCCGATGATTTCCGCTTTGCGGTCAAGGTCTTTCGAGGTTTCACCCACGAGCGAGAGGGTATTGTTGAGCTGGGCCCCGTCTTTCAGGAAGCCCTAGAACCCCTGCGGGAGACGGGGAAGTTAGCCTGCGTCTTGGCTCAGTTCCCAAATAGTTTCCGTAACGAAAGGGAGAATCGACGGCACCTAGTCACATTGCGCCAGGTCTTAGGTGACCTTCCCGTGGTAGTAGAGTTTCGTCACCGCAGTTGGGCAGAGACGGAGGCCGTCTTTCCCTTCCTGGATGACTTGGGTTTCGGTCTTGTTTGTGTCGATGCTCCCAAATTGGCCAGTCTTTTTCCCGATATCCTGCGAGTTACCGGTAACATTGCCTATGTACGCTTTCACGGTCGCAATGCTGCCAAGTGGTGGAAGCATCAGGAGGCCTATGAGCGATATGACTACCTATACTCTCCCGAGGAGCTAGAGGAATGGGTGCCGAAATTGCGCTCTCTGGCCAGCCAAGCTGATTCCGTGTATGCAGTGATGAACAACCACTATCAAGGGAAAGCCTACCTAAACGCACAGCAGTTGCGTGCACTACTGCAGGGATAA
- a CDS encoding carbohydrate ABC transporter permease, with protein MVKQTISTAEQARQLKKRRQRIDAIKKILVFIILSLGALLYIAPLLWMVSTSIKTDIQTFADPPIWIPSPAVWDNYIKIITSSDWQRWAWNTIYLTAMGLIGTLLSTSLVAFSFARLQWPGRNFWFVVLLSTMMLPYQVTMVPMYLIFTRLGWVNTFKPLTVPPFFAVGGAFYIFLLRQFFLTIPRELDEAAIIDGCSTFRIFWEIILPLAKPALATVAIFTFMAHWNAFLSPLIYIRDSKLFTLTLGLASLRTNYAVSGIVMWNQLMAASILIALPCLLLFFFAQRYFIQGVVMSGIKG; from the coding sequence GTGGTCAAGCAAACAATTTCAACGGCGGAACAGGCTAGACAACTCAAGAAAAGACGCCAGCGAATTGATGCCATCAAGAAAATCCTGGTGTTTATCATCCTCAGTCTAGGTGCCCTTTTGTACATTGCACCCCTTTTGTGGATGGTCTCTACCTCCATCAAGACAGATATTCAGACCTTTGCTGATCCACCGATCTGGATCCCATCGCCCGCGGTCTGGGACAATTATATCAAGATCATTACCAGCTCCGATTGGCAGCGATGGGCCTGGAACACCATTTATTTGACTGCAATGGGTCTGATCGGTACGCTGCTGTCCACGTCGTTGGTGGCTTTTTCCTTCGCCCGCCTGCAGTGGCCGGGACGTAACTTCTGGTTTGTCGTCTTGCTCTCAACCATGATGTTGCCCTACCAGGTTACCATGGTGCCGATGTATCTCATCTTCACCAGACTAGGTTGGGTAAATACCTTTAAGCCCTTAACGGTGCCGCCCTTCTTTGCCGTGGGAGGAGCCTTTTATATCTTCCTGCTCCGTCAATTCTTCTTGACAATTCCCCGGGAACTGGACGAAGCCGCGATTATCGACGGGTGCAGTACCTTTCGGATCTTCTGGGAAATCATCTTGCCACTGGCGAAACCGGCCTTGGCTACTGTGGCCATCTTCACCTTTATGGCTCATTGGAACGCATTCCTGTCACCACTGATCTATATCAGAGACAGCAAACTGTTCACCCTGACACTGGGACTGGCGTCCCTGCGGACCAACTATGCCGTGTCTGGAATAGTGATGTGGAACCAGCTGATGGCGGCATCGATCCTGATTGCACTACCGTGCTTGCTTCTCTTCTTCTTTGCACAACGCTACTTTATTCAAGGTGTTGTCATGTCGGGGATCAAGGGATAG
- a CDS encoding sugar ABC transporter permease, protein MKSPKGLFGSKINRKRTIEGYLFASPWFLGFFLFTAGPMIVSFVMSFFNYDVLTPASYIGFDNYRVIFTDDPLFWKALYNTFFYAFFQIPSYLVVSLVVAIMMNQKIRGIRVFRTLYYLPAVTAGPATMMLWLWLFDPSSGLINQALWALGIYDTPLWLQSEVWSKPSLILMSLWYAGSSMVIYLAGLQGIPQELYDAASVDGAGTWRQFWKITLPMLSPTIFFNLIMGIINAFQIFEQAYLMTEGGPMNSTMFYALYLYYNAFKWLKMGYASALAWVLFAIILILTLIQFKFANRWVYYELADRG, encoded by the coding sequence ATGAAGTCACCTAAGGGCTTGTTCGGTAGCAAGATCAACCGCAAAAGGACAATAGAAGGTTACCTATTTGCCAGTCCCTGGTTCTTAGGGTTCTTCCTCTTTACCGCCGGACCGATGATAGTCTCCTTTGTCATGAGCTTCTTCAATTATGACGTTCTCACACCGGCGTCCTACATTGGGTTTGACAATTACCGGGTGATCTTCACTGACGATCCGCTGTTTTGGAAAGCCTTGTACAACACCTTTTTTTACGCCTTTTTTCAAATTCCCTCTTACCTTGTAGTATCTCTCGTCGTCGCAATCATGATGAATCAGAAGATCCGTGGAATCAGGGTTTTCCGAACCCTCTACTACCTGCCGGCGGTAACAGCTGGGCCAGCAACGATGATGCTCTGGCTCTGGCTCTTTGACCCCTCTTCGGGCCTGATTAACCAAGCTCTATGGGCCTTAGGAATCTATGACACTCCTCTATGGTTACAGAGTGAGGTTTGGTCCAAGCCCTCCCTGATCCTGATGAGTTTGTGGTACGCCGGATCCAGTATGGTTATCTACCTGGCAGGACTGCAGGGAATCCCCCAGGAGCTTTATGATGCAGCCTCCGTCGATGGAGCCGGCACCTGGAGGCAATTTTGGAAAATTACCCTGCCAATGCTATCGCCCACTATCTTTTTTAACCTCATCATGGGAATTATTAACGCCTTCCAGATCTTTGAGCAAGCCTATCTGATGACTGAAGGTGGGCCGATGAACTCAACGATGTTTTATGCTTTGTACCTGTACTACAACGCCTTCAAGTGGCTCAAGATGGGATATGCATCGGCCTTGGCGTGGGTGCTCTTTGCTATCATCCTAATCTTGACGCTAATCCAATTCAAGTTCGCTAACCGCTGGGTATACTACGAACTTGCGGACAGGGGGTAA
- a CDS encoding sugar ABC transporter substrate-binding protein, whose protein sequence is MRKSLIISLVTLMLIAALGVANAATLDVWLVDWTEATQKLFEEELIPAFNKIHPDIEIKMTWVEWSKYDEKLLTAFAGNTAPDIFQTGAEYAWQLATKGQAICIDEYIANYPEKDDFYDGAWGVTFWEGKQYGVPYLTAPRANIYRMDILNEVGITKVPETWEEVHEAAAKTTDRRGNRMLRQGMPDGTWQELIQLLLAAGGEFIREDGTTGLNTPEGKAALQYLVDRKSVVSPPGTAQLSQSPIPNFATGRQVIAYGNQGPINQVQTYAPDKIDSLAVAISVPGGEKYVVSDPSKVRGVSLTFTDWLAISTQAEDPDVAWEFVKFLISTENITKYNEATWFMIPPRRSAAEQAHWLQLGPLQQFLAVFDEYGVPFPAFPETARIQKVMVDNIELALNQRITVDEALATMEKGINEIWAEALN, encoded by the coding sequence ATGAGAAAATCACTGATTATTTCTTTGGTAACGTTGATGCTCATAGCAGCTCTGGGGGTTGCCAATGCCGCTACCTTAGACGTCTGGCTAGTAGACTGGACCGAGGCCACCCAGAAGCTTTTCGAAGAAGAATTAATCCCTGCCTTTAATAAGATCCACCCCGATATTGAAATCAAGATGACCTGGGTAGAATGGTCTAAGTATGATGAAAAACTGCTCACCGCCTTTGCCGGTAACACTGCTCCGGATATTTTCCAGACCGGTGCCGAGTATGCTTGGCAATTGGCGACCAAGGGACAGGCGATCTGTATCGATGAGTACATCGCCAATTACCCCGAGAAGGACGATTTCTATGACGGAGCTTGGGGTGTGACCTTCTGGGAAGGAAAGCAATACGGGGTTCCCTACCTGACGGCTCCCCGGGCCAATATCTACCGCATGGACATTCTCAACGAAGTCGGTATCACCAAGGTACCGGAGACCTGGGAAGAGGTCCATGAGGCAGCTGCCAAGACTACGGACCGTCGTGGAAACCGGATGCTTCGTCAGGGAATGCCCGACGGTACCTGGCAAGAGTTGATTCAACTGCTGCTGGCCGCCGGTGGAGAGTTCATCAGAGAAGATGGCACTACTGGCCTGAACACTCCGGAAGGCAAAGCGGCACTGCAATATCTAGTGGACCGTAAGTCCGTCGTTAGCCCTCCGGGCACAGCCCAGTTGTCGCAGAGCCCAATTCCCAACTTCGCAACGGGTCGCCAGGTGATTGCGTATGGAAACCAGGGTCCCATCAACCAGGTGCAGACCTATGCACCGGACAAGATCGATAGTCTGGCCGTTGCCATCTCGGTACCCGGTGGCGAAAAATATGTAGTGTCCGATCCCTCGAAGGTACGAGGCGTCTCCTTGACCTTCACCGACTGGTTGGCAATTTCCACCCAGGCCGAGGATCCCGACGTTGCTTGGGAATTTGTGAAGTTCCTAATTTCCACCGAGAACATCACCAAGTACAACGAGGCCACTTGGTTCATGATTCCACCTCGTCGCAGCGCTGCAGAGCAGGCTCACTGGCTGCAACTTGGTCCCCTCCAACAGTTCCTCGCTGTCTTTGATGAGTACGGGGTTCCCTTCCCGGCTTTCCCAGAAACAGCTAGGATCCAGAAGGTCATGGTGGACAACATCGAGCTAGCTCTCAACCAGAGAATCACCGTCGATGAGGCCCTGGCCACCATGGAAAAGGGAATTAACGAAATCTGGGCCGAAGCGTTGAATTAG